From the Hymenobacter yonginensis genome, one window contains:
- the kduI gene encoding 5-dehydro-4-deoxy-D-glucuronate isomerase yields MRQYYAIGPRETAAMNTAELRENFLLENLFVAGDIQLVYTHYDRMMVGGVVPTAAPIALPNPANLKADFFLQRRELGILNIGAAGTVTVDGTAYELGRQDCLYVGKDAREVVFASSDAAAPAKFYLLSTPAHASHPTTRLTQAEATPVTMGTLETANQRTIYKYIYSEGIQSCQLVMGLTQLHAGSVWNTMPAHTHDRRMEAYLYFDLAEGQRVLHLMGQPQETRHLWVGEGQAILSPPWSIHSGCGTAGYTFIWGMGGENQEYTDMDPVAIPDLR; encoded by the coding sequence ATGCGTCAGTATTACGCCATCGGCCCGCGCGAAACAGCGGCAATGAACACTGCCGAGCTGCGGGAGAATTTCCTGCTCGAAAACCTGTTCGTGGCCGGTGATATTCAGCTGGTGTACACCCACTACGACCGAATGATGGTGGGCGGCGTGGTGCCCACGGCTGCGCCCATTGCGCTGCCGAATCCCGCCAATCTGAAAGCCGACTTCTTTTTGCAGCGCCGCGAGCTGGGCATCCTCAATATTGGGGCGGCCGGCACCGTGACGGTAGACGGCACCGCCTACGAGCTGGGCCGCCAGGATTGCCTGTACGTAGGCAAGGACGCCCGGGAAGTGGTTTTTGCCAGCTCTGACGCGGCTGCGCCGGCCAAGTTCTACCTGCTTTCCACGCCGGCCCACGCCAGCCACCCCACCACCCGCCTCACGCAGGCCGAGGCCACGCCCGTGACCATGGGTACGCTGGAAACCGCCAATCAGCGCACGATTTACAAGTACATCTACTCCGAAGGCATCCAGAGCTGCCAGCTGGTGATGGGCCTCACGCAGCTGCACGCCGGCAGCGTCTGGAACACCATGCCCGCCCACACCCACGACCGGCGCATGGAAGCCTACCTCTACTTCGACCTGGCCGAGGGCCAACGCGTGCTGCACCTCATGGGCCAGCCCCAGGAAACCCGCCACTTGTGGGTGGGCGAGGGGCAGGCCATTCTTTCCCCGCCATGGTCCATTCACTCGGGCTGCGGCACGGCCGGCTACACCTTCATCTGGGGGAT
- the kduD gene encoding 2-dehydro-3-deoxy-D-gluconate 5-dehydrogenase KduD, producing MSFATAFDLNGKLALVTGCNRGIGQAMALGLAEAGADIIGVSATLALEGSDTARQVQALGRQFHAYQADFSSRAAVDAFLEKVQRDFPRIDILINNAGIIRRAPAAEHSDADWDNVLSINLDAPFRLARAIGGRMLAQGSGKIIFTASLLTFQGGINVPGYAASKGAIGSLVKALANEWAGRGVNVNAIAPGYIATDNTEALRQDPERSSSILGRIPAGRWGQPEDFKGPTVFLASEAASYVHGTILTVDGGWMGR from the coding sequence ATGTCATTTGCCACCGCCTTTGATTTAAACGGTAAACTGGCTCTGGTAACCGGCTGCAACCGGGGTATCGGGCAGGCCATGGCGCTGGGCCTGGCCGAAGCCGGGGCCGATATCATCGGCGTATCGGCCACGCTGGCGCTGGAGGGCTCCGACACGGCACGGCAGGTGCAGGCTTTGGGCCGGCAGTTTCACGCGTACCAGGCCGATTTCAGCAGCCGCGCCGCCGTGGATGCCTTTCTGGAAAAGGTGCAGCGTGATTTCCCACGCATCGACATCCTGATCAACAACGCCGGCATCATCCGGCGCGCCCCCGCCGCCGAGCACTCCGACGCCGACTGGGACAACGTCCTGTCCATCAACCTTGATGCCCCATTCCGGCTGGCGCGGGCTATTGGGGGCCGGATGCTGGCGCAGGGCTCGGGCAAGATCATCTTCACGGCCTCGTTGCTCACGTTTCAGGGCGGCATCAACGTGCCGGGCTACGCGGCCAGCAAGGGCGCTATTGGCTCACTGGTGAAGGCGCTGGCCAACGAGTGGGCGGGCCGCGGCGTGAACGTGAATGCCATTGCCCCCGGCTACATCGCCACCGACAACACCGAGGCGCTGCGCCAGGACCCCGAGCGCAGCAGCAGCATCCTGGGCCGCATTCCGGCCGGCCGCTGGGGCCAGCCCGAGGACTTCAAAGGCCCGACCGTCTTTCTCGCTTCCGAAGCCGCCAGCTACGTCCACGGCACCATCCTCACCGTGGATGGCGGCTGGATGGGACGCTGA